CGCCGACGGCGTAGCCGACCGCCAGATCCCGGCGCGCGGCGGGCAGATCGCTCTCGCCGGTCCAGCCCTTCTCCTCGACGAGGATCGACTCGAGGAAGAAGTTGGGCCAGAGCGCTGTCGTGCCGAGCAGGCCGGCGGCTATCGTGAGCGCTCCGAGCGCGTCCCCGGTCGGAACGAATCCGAGGGCGACCGCCCCGAGATCGGGGTTGCTCGGCCCCGCGACGACGAGGTAGATGACCATCAGCGACAGCATCATCACGATCATCAACTGTTCGACCTTCTGGTAGTTCAGCAGGCCGACGGCGATGGCGATTACCGTGACGACCAGCGAGACCGGCTGCCAGGCGACGGCGCCGCCCGTCAGAAAGGAGACGCCGGCGCCGACGGCGGCGACGAGGCCGAGCGTCCAGGCGACGCAACCGATCGAAAGGAAGAGGGCGATACCTACCGCGGGGCCGCGGCCCAGTTTCTTCCGAACGAACGACATCAGCGGAACGCCGTGGATGCCGAGGCGGGCGCTCATGTCCTGGGCCATCACGCCCAGCAGCGCCGCTCCGACGACGGCCCACAGCAGCGTGTAGCCGTGCATCACGCCGGCCTGGCTCGCGATGAACACGGATCCCGAGCCGAAGTAGCTGGCGACCATGACGAACGCCAGTCCGTACTCCTTCACCGCGACCGACAGTTCGCGAGCGATTCGTGTCGTAACGCTTTCATTTACACCCATGGAAACAAAGCAGACTGCCCGTCAGTTCGCGAGCGATCCGATCAACTCACAGAGATAGTACTGCGAATTCATTCGAATATAGAAGGTCGACACGGAAAAGGGGCGTCTTTTCAGCTTCTTGGTGAATTTAGGGTCGTCGGTCACCCGAATCGGTCGAGGCCGGACTGCCGACGTCGCCTGCCGTCGGGATCGGCGACCCAGGACGTCCGACGGTCGCGCTCGATAGCGAGGTCGACGTCGGGTGCGGACGCCGCCTCGTACCCCGGACAGGACGCACCGCAGTCGGAGCCGGCGTCGACGACGCGGCCCGCCCACTCACAGGAGGGAAGCGTCGTACCGTTCGAGTCGTCGGCTCGGCAGGCCGCACAGTCGGGGAACGCGTAGGTCCGCCAGCCCTTGCCGTACGCTCGCTCCGCGATCCGCCGTCGCACCCGTGTCTTCTTCGCGGGCGGGACGATCGCGACGTCGGTACGGCCGGGGTGGGTCTCGAGCGGTTCGATCCCCGGTTCGTCGACCGCGAGCGCCGTCGACCCCCGGATCACCTCGATGTTCTGCACTGCGCCGTCGTCGCGGTGGACGCGCCAGATCCCGACCTCGTCGGGGATCCGGTTGCGGTGTGCCCCCGTCACGTAGCTCTCGGTCGCCAGGACGACCTCGTCGACCAGTCCGAGACTGACGTCCGTCCGCAACTGCGCCTCGAGGTCGCCCGGTCGCCCGAGGTCGGGCTTGTTCTCGATTCCGACGATACGGCCGTACCAGTCCGGATAGCGGGCGACCTGTCGGACGTAGTCGCGGCCGTTGCGTCGGTCGCGTTCGAAGAAGCCGATCTCGAGGGCGCGTTCGGTCGCCCGCCGTGCTCGCTCCGGATGGCAGTCGAACGCGTCCTTCCAGTATCGCGCCCGGCCGGTGCCGACGGCGGCGTCGATGGCGGCGTCCGGGATCGATTCGGGCGTGATCGCGGCCCGGTCGTCGAACTCGGGACCCAGCTCGACGCAGACGACGTCGAGGATTCGCCCGCCGGGGTCAGCCACGCT
This DNA window, taken from Natronococcus sp. CG52, encodes the following:
- a CDS encoding NRAMP family divalent metal transporter gives rise to the protein MGVNESVTTRIARELSVAVKEYGLAFVMVASYFGSGSVFIASQAGVMHGYTLLWAVVGAALLGVMAQDMSARLGIHGVPLMSFVRKKLGRGPAVGIALFLSIGCVAWTLGLVAAVGAGVSFLTGGAVAWQPVSLVVTVIAIAVGLLNYQKVEQLMIVMMLSLMVIYLVVAGPSNPDLGAVALGFVPTGDALGALTIAAGLLGTTALWPNFFLESILVEEKGWTGESDLPAARRDLAVGYAVGGITTIAILIVAAALLRPMGFTELETFITPGEALVEVLGTWAMVLFIVGVITAAFNSIIPIMWAPAYIIPEAMGIEVDQSDRLFKLTFVGLTASGFASPLISAALDLSVVDMVILFPTYNGIFALPVAATLLFWAVNDRETMGKYRNTLKLNAVNAALVLLAIVLAALAMQDFLDLLFGGGF
- a CDS encoding DUF5787 family protein — its product is MSEFAFELELCAHLESRQEDLLARQLGASVADPGGRILDVVCVELGPEFDDRAAITPESIPDAAIDAAVGTGRARYWKDAFDCHPERARRATERALEIGFFERDRRNGRDYVRQVARYPDWYGRIVGIENKPDLGRPGDLEAQLRTDVSLGLVDEVVLATESYVTGAHRNRIPDEVGIWRVHRDDGAVQNIEVIRGSTALAVDEPGIEPLETHPGRTDVAIVPPAKKTRVRRRIAERAYGKGWRTYAFPDCAACRADDSNGTTLPSCEWAGRVVDAGSDCGASCPGYEAASAPDVDLAIERDRRTSWVADPDGRRRRQSGLDRFG